In Pseudomonas fluorescens, a genomic segment contains:
- the rpmJ gene encoding 50S ribosomal protein L36 encodes MKVRASVKKLCRNCKIIRREGVVRVICSAEPRHKQRQG; translated from the coding sequence ATGAAAGTTCGTGCATCGGTGAAAAAGCTGTGCCGTAACTGCAAGATTATTCGCCGCGAAGGTGTTGTTCGAGTAATTTGCAGCGCGGAACCGCGTCACAAACAGCGCCAAGGCTGA